Part of the Virgibacillus natechei genome is shown below.
CCCCAATGTTTTCCGGATCACATTTCCTTCTTCTCCCTCTATCCCGACAACTGCACTTGCTGCCACGACATTATGGACACAAATCATGTTTCCTGCACCAGCCCTGACAAGTTGGGAAGCCAGAACAATGTTCACATTCATCCCAGTCGCCTCCGCGATATTATACTGTACGGGAGAAAAGGTGAGCGTAGATACCGTTGCACTGCCGGTGATAAACGATCCCAGCTCACCGAGGAACGGTGCCACGAAAATCCACACTTTGAAATCCTTCGTTAATACGATCCACTGCCCCTGTGTTTCTGAGTGTATTCAGTAAAATTAGTGCTCCAAACAAGATTAATAGAATCGTTAGTGTCTTATGTACGCCTTGGAAAATCGAGGATACTACAACCTGACCTTCCATCCCCCAAACAGTAATCGCTAACAAAATAACGATAACAGAACTTATGGACATCCCTTTAATCGCCGGCATTCGTAATAATACCAGTAGGATAAAGGGAGCAATAACGGCACTAAGTGCCACTAGCATCAACATCTAATCTCCCCTTTTGTCTTTTTCGATCATTCCCTTCAAACAGTTCAAATCACTTCTATGTAATAAGGTCATCAGATGACCTTATTACATATATTAGACACTTCCATTGTCAATTGCAAGCCCTTTCTTATATCTCATTAAAGATATTAGGTTATAGAGTGTCTTCTGTACCTGCTTAAACGCGTGATGAAAACTGTTTATCACACCCGTACAATTGCAGGTTGCAGCTTGGAGATTGTTAACAGGAAAGCAATTCTTTTTTTATACCAATTGCCTTCCAAAATCGTGAATAAAAAACTTCCCTTAATAACGTACAAATCACCTTGCACACTATTTCAGGAAGTATAGAATTACTATTAAACTTCTGTCTCTATTTGA
Proteins encoded:
- a CDS encoding L-lactate permease; its protein translation is MLMLVALSAVIAPFILLVLLRMPAIKGMSISSVIVILLAITVWGMEGQVVVSSIFQGVHKTLTILLILFGALILLNTLRNTGAVDRINEGFQSVDFRGTVPR